One Lacunisphaera limnophila DNA window includes the following coding sequences:
- the ftsW gene encoding putative lipid II flippase FtsW yields the protein MPRRPLTITPASVIIVCVAALVSIGLVVLFSASSPIKGGPYAYLYKQLIFLALAIGAGWLVAIADLEQTRRFAWIAAAISLALLVLVLIPQIGISVKGSRRWLNLGFTRLQVSEFAKLALVFSLAHYLALNQSKLHDLWRGFVIPGAWTGLFAVLVILEPDFGTAFLLGTIGLVMLFLAGARLKFLLPAIGSALVLFALLVWQNPVRLRRITSFMDIEANRGDGAYQLWQAILAFAAGGVDGVGLGQGRQQNSFLPEAHTDFIFAIMGEEMGLIFTLTVVALFVTIFVAGLMHVRRAPNLFQFLLVTGCLLLICLQAIINLGVVTGMLPTKGMSLPFISAGGSNLLLMGLLVGVIINTQRTWERPKPLVRKRALTEVIG from the coding sequence TTGCCCCGCCGCCCTCTCACGATCACCCCCGCGAGCGTCATCATCGTCTGCGTTGCAGCGTTGGTTTCGATCGGCCTGGTGGTGCTCTTCAGCGCGAGCTCGCCCATCAAGGGCGGGCCCTACGCCTACCTCTACAAGCAGCTGATCTTCCTCGCCCTCGCCATCGGCGCCGGGTGGCTGGTGGCGATCGCCGACCTGGAGCAGACCCGCCGGTTCGCGTGGATTGCCGCCGCGATCTCCCTCGCCCTCCTCGTGCTCGTTCTCATCCCGCAGATCGGCATCAGCGTGAAGGGCAGCCGCCGCTGGCTGAATCTGGGGTTCACCCGGCTCCAGGTCTCGGAATTTGCCAAGCTCGCCCTGGTCTTCTCCCTCGCGCACTATCTGGCGCTCAACCAGAGCAAGCTGCACGACTTGTGGCGGGGCTTCGTCATCCCCGGCGCCTGGACCGGCCTTTTCGCCGTGCTGGTGATCCTGGAGCCGGATTTCGGCACGGCCTTCCTCCTCGGCACGATCGGTCTGGTCATGCTCTTTCTCGCCGGCGCGCGGCTGAAGTTCCTGCTGCCGGCCATCGGCAGCGCCCTCGTGCTCTTCGCGCTGCTCGTGTGGCAGAATCCCGTGCGCCTGCGACGCATCACCTCCTTCATGGACATTGAGGCCAACCGCGGTGACGGCGCCTACCAGCTCTGGCAGGCCATCCTCGCCTTCGCGGCCGGCGGCGTGGACGGCGTCGGCCTCGGCCAGGGCCGCCAGCAGAACTCCTTCCTGCCCGAGGCCCACACCGATTTCATCTTCGCCATCATGGGCGAGGAGATGGGCCTCATCTTCACCCTCACGGTCGTCGCGCTCTTCGTCACGATCTTCGTCGCCGGCCTCATGCACGTGCGGCGCGCCCCCAACCTGTTCCAGTTCCTCCTCGTGACCGGCTGCCTGCTGCTGATCTGCCTGCAGGCGATCATCAACCTTGGCGTGGTCACCGGCATGCTGCCCACGAAGGGCATGTCGCTACCCTTCATCAGCGCGGGCGGTTCCAACCTCCTGCTGATGGGCCTGCTTGTCGGCGTCATCATCAACACCCAGCGCACCTGGGAGCGGCCCAAGCCGCTCGTGCGCAAACGCGCATTGACGGAGGTGATCGGGTGA
- a CDS encoding LysM peptidoglycan-binding domain-containing protein translates to MKILQIFGAVVAVHLLAFIFIFASPGCQSGPRNLPTPDATVPDARAAAPITYGSPATPEPVDLGTMPVSYTPASPLGHASPTRPGSAAAVTVTPPKPVENVAPVSTYTVERGDSLWSISKKHGLTVAELAKANSLASGVALKPGRKLIIPGKPGAAVATAVPPAAMSLPAEKTPVPVRPTSGESVTHTVVVGESLGVIARKYQVSVGELAAANNITDPSKVRAGQQLVIPGFKAVGSKSAPAAVRPAADKPAAPAPAEAAPAPVVNAPRFEIAPPPPGQDLDAGLKEADTEVPTIKVEEPVPANGG, encoded by the coding sequence ATGAAAATCCTCCAGATCTTCGGAGCAGTTGTCGCCGTGCATCTGCTCGCGTTTATCTTCATTTTTGCGAGCCCCGGCTGCCAGTCCGGCCCGCGCAACCTGCCCACGCCCGACGCCACCGTCCCCGACGCCCGCGCGGCGGCTCCGATCACCTACGGTTCCCCCGCCACCCCCGAGCCGGTCGACCTCGGCACGATGCCCGTCTCCTACACGCCGGCCTCGCCGCTGGGTCACGCCTCGCCCACCCGCCCCGGCTCGGCCGCGGCCGTCACCGTCACCCCGCCCAAGCCCGTCGAAAATGTCGCGCCGGTCTCGACCTACACGGTCGAGCGCGGCGACAGCCTTTGGAGCATTTCCAAGAAACACGGTCTCACTGTCGCGGAACTCGCGAAGGCCAACAGCCTCGCGTCCGGTGTCGCCCTGAAGCCCGGCCGCAAGCTCATCATCCCCGGCAAGCCCGGTGCCGCCGTCGCCACCGCCGTCCCGCCCGCCGCGATGTCGCTGCCCGCGGAAAAGACCCCCGTGCCGGTCCGCCCGACCAGCGGCGAGTCGGTCACGCACACCGTCGTGGTCGGCGAAAGCCTCGGCGTCATCGCCCGCAAGTACCAGGTCAGCGTCGGCGAGCTCGCCGCCGCCAACAACATCACCGATCCTTCCAAGGTTCGCGCCGGCCAGCAGCTCGTAATCCCCGGCTTCAAGGCCGTGGGGAGCAAGTCCGCCCCCGCGGCGGTCCGCCCGGCCGCGGACAAGCCGGCCGCGCCGGCCCCCGCCGAGGCCGCGCCCGCCCCGGTGGTCAACGCCCCCCGATTTGAAATCGCCCCGCCGCCGCCCGGCCAGGATCTCGACGCCGGCCTGAAGGAAGCCGACACCGAGGTGCCGACGATCAAGGTCGAGGAGCCCGTCCCCGCCAACGGCGGTTGA